In Arthrobacter sp. Soc17.1.1.1, the following are encoded in one genomic region:
- a CDS encoding aldo/keto reductase: MEYTRLGTSGLKISRLTLGCMAFSDPNPMADWSLGEDGSAPLFRQAVELGITFWDTANVYGMGSSEEIVGRAMREYSTREETVLATKIYWPMNQNPGGGGLSRKAILEQVDASLTRLGTDYVDLLQIHRFDPEVPVEETMEALHDVVKSGKARYIGASSMWAWQFAKMQSAAVLNGWTRFVSMQDQYNLLQREEEREMHGLLTDQGVGNLVWSPLGGGIVARPWGDKSSTRAKSYPTTDQFGRPLYLDSDKTIVDAVEQIAAERGVAMATVALAWVLRNPVVDTPIIGATKAKHLIDAAAALEITLTDEEVAALEAPYTPREPTFF, from the coding sequence ATGGAATACACCCGACTCGGCACCTCCGGGCTGAAGATCAGCCGCCTGACCCTGGGCTGCATGGCCTTTAGCGACCCGAACCCGATGGCCGACTGGTCCCTTGGCGAAGACGGCTCCGCGCCGCTCTTCCGACAGGCGGTGGAGCTGGGCATCACCTTCTGGGACACCGCGAACGTCTACGGCATGGGCAGTTCAGAAGAGATCGTCGGTCGCGCCATGCGCGAATACAGCACCCGCGAGGAAACTGTCCTCGCCACCAAGATCTACTGGCCGATGAACCAGAACCCAGGTGGTGGCGGGCTGAGCCGCAAAGCGATCCTCGAACAGGTCGATGCCTCGCTCACACGCCTCGGCACCGACTACGTCGACCTACTGCAGATCCACCGCTTCGACCCCGAAGTCCCCGTGGAAGAGACCATGGAAGCGCTGCACGACGTCGTCAAATCCGGTAAAGCCCGCTACATCGGCGCTTCATCGATGTGGGCGTGGCAGTTCGCGAAGATGCAGTCGGCCGCTGTGCTGAACGGGTGGACGAGGTTTGTCTCAATGCAGGACCAGTACAACCTGCTCCAGCGCGAGGAAGAACGCGAGATGCACGGCCTGCTTACCGACCAGGGCGTCGGCAACTTGGTCTGGTCCCCGCTCGGCGGCGGCATCGTCGCCCGCCCCTGGGGAGACAAGTCCAGCACCCGCGCCAAGTCCTACCCCACCACTGACCAGTTCGGCCGGCCCCTCTACCTCGACTCCGACAAAACGATCGTCGACGCTGTCGAGCAAATCGCCGCCGAACGGGGCGTTGCCATGGCGACCGTCGCGCTGGCCTGGGTCCTGAGAAACCCCGTCGTGGACACCCCGATCATCGGCGCGACGAAGGCAAAGCACCTCATAGACGCCGCCGCCGCACTCGAGATCACCCTCACCGACGAAGAAGTAGCCGCACTGGAGGCCCCCTACACGCCCCGCGAGCCCACCTTCTTCTAG
- a CDS encoding aldo/keto reductase, which yields MTNNMITVNNDVKLPAIGLGVFQTPPEETVSAVEEALRGGYRHIDTAAAYGNEVQVGEGIRNSSVPREEVFIETKIWISDYGYDATLHAFDKSAAKLGVDYIDLLILHQPLPSEFELTLNSYRALEKLLDDGKVRAIGVSNFMPEHLDQLLAATTVVPAVNQIELHPYFQQKDLQALHASHGILTQAWSPIGGVTTYMPDAKSTLDDPTIQAIGKTHDKTPAQVMVRWHLQQGRSAIPKSTKAHRIAENFDVFDFELSAEELAVIDALDTGVRGGPPVEAITREAFAFTIPEA from the coding sequence ATGACCAACAACATGATCACTGTGAACAACGACGTGAAGCTTCCCGCTATCGGACTCGGCGTCTTCCAAACCCCACCCGAGGAAACCGTCTCAGCTGTCGAGGAAGCACTGCGCGGCGGCTACCGACACATCGACACCGCTGCCGCGTACGGCAACGAAGTGCAGGTGGGCGAGGGCATCCGTAACTCAAGTGTCCCCCGCGAAGAGGTCTTCATCGAAACGAAGATCTGGATCAGCGATTACGGCTACGACGCGACCCTGCACGCCTTCGACAAGAGTGCCGCCAAGCTCGGCGTCGACTACATCGACCTGCTCATCCTGCACCAGCCGCTGCCTTCCGAATTCGAGCTCACACTTAATTCCTACCGGGCGCTGGAGAAGTTACTGGACGATGGCAAGGTTCGCGCGATCGGTGTCAGCAACTTCATGCCCGAGCACCTCGACCAGCTGCTCGCCGCGACGACGGTCGTACCGGCCGTCAACCAGATCGAGCTGCACCCCTACTTCCAGCAGAAGGACTTGCAGGCGCTGCACGCCTCGCACGGCATTCTGACCCAGGCGTGGTCGCCCATCGGCGGGGTCACGACGTATATGCCTGATGCCAAGAGCACCCTGGATGACCCGACAATCCAGGCCATCGGCAAGACGCACGACAAGACCCCGGCTCAAGTCATGGTGCGCTGGCACCTTCAGCAGGGCCGGTCGGCGATCCCGAAATCGACCAAAGCCCACCGCATCGCTGAGAACTTCGACGTGTTCGACTTCGAACTCAGCGCCGAGGAACTCGCCGTGATCGATGCTCTCGACACCGGGGTTCGCGGTGGCCCCCCGGTCGAGGCAATCACCCGCGAGGCTTTCGCCTTCACTATCCCCGAGGCCTGA
- a CDS encoding helix-turn-helix transcriptional regulator, protein MDTRNDVQQFLTALRARLTPEAAGLTVFGGERRVPGLRREEVAQLAGVSTAYYTRMERGDLSGVSESVLFALVRALQLNEAETAHLFDLTRAASGPRRAPRTKPQPRVSTRVGQLIDAMSDVPAIAMTRLGDPVESNPLGRALFPDLFPAGKPVLNSARYMFLNERSRVFYPDWETTALEAVSGMRLLAGQDPSDKALMALVGELATRSNEFRTWWGGHTVRTHSTGTKRINHPIVGDMTLGYETLAITSTPGLVLMTYLTEPATPSADALNLLRSWTANETLTDLTTRTSG, encoded by the coding sequence ATGGATACCCGTAATGACGTGCAGCAGTTCCTCACCGCGCTGCGCGCCCGCCTCACCCCCGAGGCTGCGGGTTTGACCGTGTTCGGTGGGGAACGCCGCGTCCCCGGCCTGCGCCGCGAGGAAGTCGCTCAACTCGCCGGGGTAAGTACCGCCTACTACACGCGGATGGAGCGCGGGGACCTCAGCGGCGTGTCCGAGAGCGTGCTGTTCGCTCTCGTTCGGGCCCTGCAACTCAACGAGGCGGAAACCGCGCACCTGTTCGACCTGACACGAGCAGCATCCGGGCCGCGCCGGGCACCCCGGACGAAACCCCAACCCCGGGTATCAACCCGGGTTGGGCAGCTGATCGATGCAATGAGCGATGTTCCCGCGATCGCGATGACCCGCCTCGGGGACCCCGTAGAGTCCAATCCCTTGGGCCGGGCACTGTTTCCCGACCTCTTCCCCGCGGGAAAGCCTGTCCTGAACAGCGCCCGCTACATGTTCCTGAACGAGCGTTCCCGGGTGTTCTACCCAGACTGGGAGACGACCGCACTGGAGGCCGTGTCGGGGATGAGGCTGCTCGCCGGCCAGGATCCTAGCGACAAAGCCCTGATGGCCCTCGTCGGTGAGCTCGCCACCCGCAGCAACGAGTTCCGCACTTGGTGGGGCGGACACACAGTACGGACCCACTCAACCGGGACCAAGCGCATCAACCACCCCATCGTCGGTGACATGACCCTGGGCTATGAAACCCTGGCCATCACCTCGACACCCGGGCTGGTCCTCATGACCTACCTCACCGAACCTGCCACACCCTCCGCGGACGCCCTGAACCTACTGCGGAGCTGGACCGCGAACGAAACCCTCACCGACCTAACAACCCGCACCAGCGGCTAA